ACTTGTCCTGCCTAAAATTGAATAATAAAAATTATAGGAAATAAAAAATGGGAATAACGATAAAAAGTAAAAACTTCTCGCTGGATTGCGGATATTTCGGTTTCAAGCGATTAAGGGATTTCGTCGCATCCAAACGCCCGCACGAAAACTTCAGAAAGTGCGTCGAAGAATTTAATGAAAACATTCTTTCCTTCATGAGACCCGCCGGATGGATGGAATCCTTCAACAAGAAAATTAACGACCTTGAATTTTTGGCAAACAAGGGTAGCACAAAGGAAGAAATTGAAACTCTAGACTGGTTTGGAAATTTCGAATGGGCGAGCGATTGCGATGCAGAAATGAAATACGAAACAGCAAAGGCCATCTGGGAGTACATAAAAGATGTATCTGAAGATTTTGTCTTTGGCTATTCAGCAAGACCTGACGCAGCCACTTTCCAGCAGTTCAAATCGTTGATTGATGACTGCGTAAAAAATAAAACCGGATTTAAATGGTGCTAAGCATGAAGGAAGTGTACGACCATGAAAATCAAGTTTGAAGACATTCCATTCGCAGCACAATTAAAACTCCGCAATCAAGCAGTTGACATTTGCGATAGCGAAACACCAACAATGTGTTACTGCGGCCGGTTGGCAACAGGTTTTCACACCCAACAATGTAGAAAGTTCGAATCCAAGGTTCGCAAACAGATCGAAAAACTTTACAACGAATCCTTGAAGGAAAGAAAGTAGCATGAAAATAGTCAAAATATGCCGACATTGCGGAAAAACTGTCGAACACAACGATTCAGTAAAATGCCAAAATTGCGGAATGTACCCCGCTGAAGCTATTGAAGCCAAAACAGCGACTGCCATGCCAGCAGAATACGCTATGGATTGCGCTATTTGCGAAAACTCATTTCCCGTCTTTTCACCAAAAGCTTTACCGATTTGCCCAAGCTGCAAAAAATCATTGCGACTGCTAATCGGCAGTCTCAAACAGGAGGAAGCCCATGGCAAACAAATCCCGCTCTAAATGGATCAAGCGGGCTACCGTCAAGGACCGTGAGGACCCTTACCTGCCCTCGGGCTGGTACTGGGTCGCCTACTGGGATGGATCCGTGGAACTGATGTTCTGGGACTACGAAGGCGAATGGTACACCATCGATGGCGAAGCCGACGAAGAAGCCACCTTAAGCAACCTTGTCCGAACAGAAACGATCTACGCAATCAAGCGAGTAGTCATGGAGAAGCACCCATTAACAGAGGACAGAAAATGACCGCAGAAGAATTTGATGCTTTAAGCTTTCACAAAGGGATGGTCGTTCAATTCCTTGAACCAAAGACGGTCAATGTAAAGATTCCATCCAAGATTCTCGAAGCACCAATAAATTACGTTGATTTCAACACGATCGACGGCGGAGGAGGCATTCGTTACAAGGACTCCTCAGGATGCGTCTTCATTCACTACTCAAGAATCGTAAGTATCAAGTAATTGAACATCAAGACAAAGGACAACAGACAATGCAATGGAAAATAATTGAATTAAGATGGTATGACGAATGGCTCATTAGCAACGGTAAAAGCCGATTTGCAGAAGACTTTGAAACGAAAATCGTCACTACAGAACAGCTAGTTAATTACGGATTCTCTCATGACGAACTTTTAGCCTATGCCAAAAGTTGCAAACCTGTAGAAACCGAAAAGAAACAACGTCAAGAAAAGACAGAAGAAAAAGATGAACCGTATAGGACGCCCAATCCACTTGAACGCTACAAAATAAATCAATTGGCAAGGTACAACTTAAAAGTTCATATACTGAAAGATCTTTTGTTTGACATGACGGTTTGCGACATTGAAGGCTGGGATAAGACTGAATTTTTAGACCAACTTAAAGAACTTCTAAATTCGTTCGATTACAGAAGCAAACAGCCATTACAATGCCTTATAGACGAAACGAGACCTAGTTGCGACCATGATGTAGTCCGGCTAGGCGACATAGCAACATTCTATCGTGGAAGCGGAATAACGAAAGACCAGTTGATAAGGAGGGAGGATGAAGATTGATTTTGCCCAAGGATACGAAAAATGGCTGGATAATGTCGCAAAAGCACAAACGAAAATAAAGGATATCAAGGCAAAAAAATCGGCTTCCAAATGGCAACGCTACTACAAGGCCCACAAAGAAGAACTGAATGCCAAGAAGCAGGATTACCACAAGAAGAATCATGGCGCTTATAAAAGGAGCCTCAACAAGTGGTATGAAAACTTGAAAAAAAATCCTCAAAAATATGCTGAGTATATCGCCAAAATTAGCGAAAACAGGAGAAGACGAAAGAACACTATACTTTCATCCACTACTCAAGAATCGTAAGCATCAAGTAATCTACAATGCAGGACAAAATCCTGCATTTTTTTTGATTTGTTTTAAACAAAATGCTTGACAAAATAAATAAAATTATGTATATTTGTAATATCAAAGAACAATTAACGGAGGTTAAATGAATGCAAAAGAGCTAATCAAGAAACTTGAACAGGCGGGATTCACCTTTGATAGAGCAAACGGTTCACACCGAATCTACAAAAAGGAAGGATCCAAGCCGATAACGGTTCCTTATCACGGAAACAAAGACTTGAAAATAGGAACCGCAAACAAGATTCTAAAAGACGCGGGACTCAAATAGGGCTCCCGCCCTTTCTTGGGCACTCATTTAACTAGGATAAAAAAAAATGGAATACATTGCAAAAATAAATCACGAAGAAGACGGATTTACCGTAGAGTTTCCAGACATCCCGGGATGCAATACATGCGGAGACTCTCTTGAAGAAGCATTGACTATGGCAAAAGACGCCTTAGACTTAATTCTCGAAGTGAAACTGGAAGACAAGGACCCGCTCCCCCAATCCACGCTCACAGAGGACCAGAAGAACGGTTTCTACGCCATCCAGGTCAACGGCAGGCTGGCACTCGCCTACACCATCTTTGAAGCCCGTAGGGGCAAGCCTGCAGCCTCCATCTGTAAGAAGATGGGCATCGCGCCCCAGCAATATAAACTCGAGGATCCTTCAACCGGCGTCACCTTTGCCACCCTTGAAAAATTCGCCAAGGCCATCGGCAAAAAACTTGAAATCAAGTTCGTTTAATGCTATATTGAATGCAGGCCCGCGTGGCTGACATCAACAGGTACAAACCGGTTCGACCGGCCTGGATAACGTGATGGAAAACGCTCGATGAAATTCGAGCGTTTTTTGTTTGCGTCACGATTCGCAAGCGCTAGACCATTTTCGTGAAGTCACGAAAATGATAAATTTCAAACTTCCGTCACGATTTCGTCACGATTTAAAAAATTATCACATAAAGAAAAAGCCCCAAGCCCTTTATTTACAAGGCTTGGAGCGTAATTGGTTAGTTTTATAGTGCCAGAGGGACTCGAACCCTCGTTGCCGGCGTGAGAGGCCAGTGTCCTAGACCACTAGACGATGGCACCGAAAAATGTTTCTACTTAAGCCTTCGCAAAAGCGGTGCTAAATGTAGTAAACATTTTTGAACTTGTCATCAAAGACCGGATATTAGTCTCTGTAGTACAGGTCCAGGTTGTTCTTGACCGGAGTTGCAGCTTCCAGGTTGTTCACGAATTCGTTGAACAGGCTTGCAGCACCGTAGCTAGAAGCGTTCTGGACGTCGGACTTAACAGCGGACTTCAGAGCTTCTTCTTCAGGAGTCTTCTTGGAGGTGACCTTCAGCATCACGGCACCAATATCGGTTGCCATTGCAGCGGTCCATTCACCTTCCTTGGCATTCTTGACAGCCTTGGCGAAGTTCACGTTGCCGTAGCCGAAACCCGGAACGTAACCGTCAACAGAAGCGCTCTTGGTTTCTACGCGGACCTTTTCGATCTTGGTGGTAGAATCGTCGGCGTTGAAGGCCTTGACCTTGTCGGCAACAGAGTTCAGGTAAGCTTCAGCAGCGGAAGCAGCCTTGTTGCGGAGGAGAGTTGCCTTGATGTCGTTGAAGAACAGGTCGAGGCTACGTTCGCCAGCCTTGAGGTCGGCAGTCTTGATAGCGACAGCAACCCACTTGTTGTTCTTCATGACCGGAGAAACCTTGCTGGATTCTTCGGGCAGGATTTCGTTGGGCCATGCGTAGGCAGCCAGACCCTTCAGGTAACCGACACCGTCGATGTTGTCGCCACGAGAAATCCAGTTGGACTTCTGAACCATCAGGTTCTGATCCTTGGCAGCTTCTTCGAAGGACTTGCCTGCATCAACGCTAGCCTTAACCTGAGCAAGAACGTTTTCGAGGCTGTCGATAGTTTCAGAAGAAGCGTTCACGACCAGCAGGATGTGACCGACCTTGACCAGGTCAGCACCGGTAGAGTCCTTGGACTTGCCGTAAGACTTAATAATATGGTAGCCGAAGCGGGTCTTCACCGGTTCAGAGATAGCGCCGGAATCCAGGGCGAAAGCCTTGTCTTCGAATTCCTTGACATAGACACCACGACCAACGTAATCGTCGCTCAGGATGCCGCCCTTTTCTGCAGTACCCGGATCTTCGGAAGAAATGCGAGCCATGTCTTCGAAGGTGGTGGTAGAAGAGGAGTCGGTGAGCTGGTAGTAGAGAGTCATTGCATATTCGCGGATGCGTGCATCGTCACCGGCGGTAGCTTCGACCGGCAGGTAAGCATACTGGAACTGAGCCATGTCCTTCATCACGAAGAAGCTGTCCTTATGTGCATTGAAGTAACCGGCAACCATGACGCTGTCGACAGTGTTTTCGTCAACGGCAAAGTCAGAAGCAGAGGCGACTGCCACCTGCAGTTCGTAGTCAGTCATACGGCGACCGACGGTCCAGTTAGCTTCGAGAGAAGTAGCGTGGAAGGAAGCACCGACCAGAGCCTGCAGTTGGCGAACGGGGATGGTGTTGGTCTTCAGGTCTTCTTCGTACTGAAGCATGACACCCCACTTGAAGGCTTCGGGAGTCTTGAGCCAGGCGTCGTATTCATCCTTGTTGAAGGTAGAATCGGTGAGGAACTTGGGCAGACTTGCGATGTAGGCCTGAGAGCGCTGCATCAAGTCTTCCTGGGAGGTAGCCTGCTGCTGGATAGCATAGAGGCGACGCTGAGCTTCCTGCACCAGACGGCCGCGGACTGCATCCGGATTGCGGGTGAATTCAGATTCCAGTTCGGCGACCGAGGCCTGCAGTTCGGCCTTTTCGAATTCGCCATTCAGGAGAATCTGGCGAACGAAAGAGCGGAAGACTTCGGAACGGAGCTGGTTGTACTGTTCGTCTTCGAGGTGCTGACCCTGATACTGGTTCTGCACGATCATCTTGATACGGGCGTCGAATTCAGCATAGGTGATCTTGCTGTCGTTGACTTCACCAACCGGGTAGCTCTTGCCCTGGTTCGGTACACGGTCCATGGCCAGAAGGCCAACAGCGATACCTGCGGCAAAGATTACAATAATCCACTTGGCTTTTTCATTAATCCACGTTAACATAGAGTAGACTCCATTAAAATTTTGTCGGCGCAAAATGTAGTAAAAAAATCCATTTGGTTTTATTTTGTTGTCATATAATGCCGAAATACGGCTTTTTTTCTATCTATTACACATCCAAAAGTCAATAGATTCTGAACGGAGTTTGAACATGTACGATATTTTGGTCCTCGGTGCCGGCATTTCCGGATTAAGCGCAGCCCTTCATGCTGCAGAAAAAGGTCTCTCTGTAGTCATCCTCACCAAGGGAGCTAAACCGGACGGTTCATCAAACTACGCTCAGGGCGGTATCGCTACCGTTACCAAGAAGACAGACAAGTTCAAGTTCCATATTGACGATACCCTGGAAGCAGGCGCCGGCCTCTGCAAGAAGGAACCGGTAAACATCCTGACCAAGAGTGGCCCAGCCACCATCCAGCAGCTTGTAAAATGGGGCGTCCAGTTTACCCCCAATCCGGTGAACCGAGAAGAGTTCGACCTCCATCTGGAAGGCGGCCACAGCCATCACCGCATCCTCCACGCCGCAGACCTTACCGGAAAGGAAATCATGCGCGCCCTCCTCTGCGAACTTCACAAGCAGAAGAACATCGATTACCTTGAAAACTGCTACATCAAGGACCTGATCTGCCAGGGCGAAGGCAAGGAAAAGCGCTGCATCGGCGCAAAGATCATTCACCAGAAGACAGGCGAAGTCGAAAACATCTACGCCAAGTCCACAGTCCTTTCTACCGGTGGCGCCGGACGTATCTGGCAGTACACCGTATGCCCGCCCGACAGCTGCGGCGACGGCATGGCCATTGCAGCCCGTGCAGGTGCAGCACTGCAGGACATCGAATTCATGCAGTTCCACCCCACCAGTCTTTACGCCCCCAGCCTCAAGAAGCCCTTCCTCATTTCCGAAGCGGTCCGCGGCTTTGGCGGCATCCTCAAGAACGACAAGGGCGAAGAATTCATGAACCAGGTGCATCCGCTCCACTCCCTGGCACCCCGCGATATCGTGGCCCGCGCCATCCACAGCGAAATGCAGCGTCTGGGCAAGCCCCACATGTACATCGACCTGACCGGCCACACCCCCAAGGACATCCGCAGCCACTTCCCCAACATCTATGCCAAGTGCATGGAAGTGGGCGTCGACATGACCAAGGAATGGATCCCCGTCGTTCCCGCAGCACACTACATGTGCGGCGGTGTTCTGGTAGACACCTGGTCCCGTACAGAAATCAAAGGTCTCTATGCATGCGGCGAAGTCGCAGCAACAGGCGTTCACGGAGCAAACCGCCTGGCCTCCAACTCCCTCCTCGAAAGCGTCGTCTACGCCGTTCGCGCCATCGACAACATCGTGGAAAGCGGCCTCCTCAATGAAAAGATCTCCACACCTCGTTCCAACAAGAAGGAAAAGGTTTCTTACACCAAGTCCGCTTTCTGGCGCAAGCGCAAGAAGATCCTTCAGGACATGATGTGGACCCACTGCGGTATCGTACGTACCGTGGCCGGCCTGAACCAGGGCCTCAAGGTCATCGAAGGTCTAGAAAAGGAAGTGGACGCCGCAATCAAGAACAAGGAAACCGAAAACTTCTACTTCCTTGAATTCCTGAACGCCCTCCAGGTCTCCAAGATGATCCTGATCGCAGCTCTGCGCCGTAAGGAATCCCGCGGTCTCCATTACATTCTGGATTACCCCAATCCGAATCCCAAGACCAAGCACCAGAGCATTTACCTAAACGACAAGGAGTAAGGGGTTTGAGGGATGAGATATGAGATTTGGGTATAAGCGGGATTAGTCCGTCTAACTAGAAAATATGACGTATTAATCCTGCAAAAAAATCATAATTCACTCTTCACTGTTCACTATTCACTGTTTTCGGGATTTTAATTGGCAGCAGGCAAGAACGACAAACCTTCTAAGATTGGCGGTTATAGACCGGTACAGGAACTGGGTGCCGGCGCCATGGGCAAACTGTGGCTTTGCCACGACCCTTCCCTAGACCGCATGGTGGTGGTCAAGCAGATGCAAACCACCCAGGAAGACAACCCCGATGCCCTCAAGCGCTTCATGCAAGAGGGTAACATCCTAGCCCACCTGAACCACCCCGCCATTACCAGACCCTACGGCCTCTGGAAAGAAAGCGACGGCAAGCTATCGCTTTCGATGGAATTCGTTCACGGCTACACCCTGCGCAACATCCTGGACAAGTGCAAGCAGCCTCCCCTGTGGGTCGTTATGCTGGTGCTCTACGAAGTGCTGAGCGCCCTGGGCCACGCCCACCGCCAGAACGTAGTCCACCGCGACATCAAGCCCGCCAACATCATGATCGATAACGACGGTCGTGTGCGTCTGCTGGACTTCGGCATCGCCTATACCGACAACAAGCTGGACTTCAACCGATTCTTCAAGGACGAAGAGGAACGCAGCCGCATCACCCAGACCGGCGCGATTCTCGGTACAGTCACCTACATGAGCCCCGAGCAGACTCTTGGCGAAGACGCCTCCCCCGCTTCCGACCTGTTCGCCGTCGGCATCGTGGCCATCGAGATGCTCACCGGCCAGAATATATTCCGCGGGGCGAACTTCAGCGAGACCATCCAGCGCATCCAGAAACTGCGAATCACCCCCAAGGTATTCCCCAAGGAAGTCCCCATGGCCCTTCGCAAGTTCGTGCTGAAGCTGGTAGCCAAGAAGCCCAAGAACCGCCCCCTCACCGCAGCCGATGCCGCCGACCAGCTGGCCGCCATCATGAAGAACTACCCCCGCGACCTCACTCCCTATATGAGCGTCTGGTGTTCCGCCCTCAAGGAATCCAACGGTCCCCTGTCGGGATCCGATTATTCGACCCCGGCACTCTACAAGGATAGCCGCAAGAAAATGTTCCTGCTTGGACTATCAATTGGAGTAGTCATCAGCACCGCTGTGACCGTCCTCATCCATACCGCCCTGTAAAAAATTTTATTTTTGGCCTGAATATGAATACTATCGATATAGTCAGTCTCGTGTTGATGACCATCCTGATGCTCATTGGCCTCTGGCACGGACTCCTGCGTGGTATTTTCAGACTCCTGGCCTGGATTGCCGCCATTACCGACGCCTACTTCATCAACAAGTTCTTTTCCGATACCGTAGCAGGATTCGGCTTTAGCGATTTTTCCGCTTCGATTATCTGTATTTGCATAGGATTCCTGGTTCCCTTCCTCGCCCTGCTCTTTACTGGCCACATGGTCAACCATTACGTATCCGACACAGTCGTTGGAAAGGTGGACCGCATCCTTGGAGCCTTCTTTGGACTGGTGAAGGGCGCCCTGGTCATGTTCGTCATACTGACAATCCTCCATGTAATGCCCTTCGGGGGCTTTGTGCAGGAGACCCGCGACAATTCCGTTTCTTATGCCGCCTACAAGACCGTACTTGCGACTATGGGATACTCAACGGAGCCTGTAGACCTTGTAGGTGCCGCCGAACGAAAGGCCTCTGAAATCACAGAGAAGATGGCCAACAAGGCCTCCGAAAAAGTAGAAGAGGTGGCCAAGGAAACCGTAGAAAAGGCAACCGACGCCGCCAAGGAAGCAGCCAGGGAAGCCGCCGCCAAGGCCGTAAAGGAAGCCTCCGAAAAAATAGCCCCCACTTCAGAAAAGTAGGAGCCAGATCAAAAACCAGAAACGGTTTTACTGAGCAAGTCGCCGGGCTGTCAGCTCGGCTTCTTTCATTATATCCTCTTCGCCATCCACATGACGGTCCCTCATTACGAACTGGCCGTTACATATAACGTGCTTGATTGCGCTATTGTCTGCGGAATACACCCAGTTGCTAACCAGATTGTGGTTGGGGGTTAGACGTTCATTCCTGAGGTCCACCAAAAGGGCGTCAGCCAAAAGACCTTCAACAATGGCTCCGGCCGGAACGCCATAGGCAATGGCCACATTGGAAGAAGCCATTTTCAGAGCATCGGCGGCAGGCAACTTTTCGGCGCTGCTAGAAACCTTGGTCAAGAGAGAAGTCAGCTTCATCTCTTCGTGCATATCCAGGTTGTTGTTGGAGGAAGCACCGTCGGTCCCGACGCCTACCAGCATGCCGCTTTCCAGCATCTTGTGGATCTTGGGGATGCCACTACATAACTTCAAATTGGAACAGGGATTGACAATGGCCGCAGAACAGGATTCCGCCATGAGCGTCATGTCGTTTCCGCTGAGGTGGACGCAATGGGCCGCCACGAAATTTCCGCCAAGGGCGCCGAACTTGTCCATCAGTTCTACCGGCGTGCAGCCGTACTTCTTTTTGCAGTCCTTGACTTCGGTAGCAGTTTCGGCCAGATGGGTATGAAGAATATACTCCTCCTTGCGGGCCACTTCCACACAACGTTTGAAGGTCTTGTCGCTAACGGTATAGATGGCGTGGGGCATTACCGCCAGAGAAACACGGTCAGACTCCATGCGGTGTTCCTGCAGGAACTTGAAGCTGGCCTCGGTCAGTTCGGGCGTCTGGAGCGCATCGGCCACCGTCACGCCAATGGCCGCGCGAATCCCCATTTCCTTGACCGCCTTGATGGTCTCTTCGCGGTGCCAGTACATGTCGGCAAAGAACACCGTACCCGACTTGATCATCTCGAGAATGGCCAGGCGGGATCCCACCCGGATATCCTTGGGAGTAAGCTTCGCCTCGAAGGGCCAGATGTGCTGAGTCAGCCACTGCTGCAGGGGCATATCGTCGGCATAACCGCGAAGGAGGGTCATGGCCGCATGGGTATGGCCGTTATAGAACGGCGGGAGGATCGCCAGGCCGGAGCAGTCCACGATTTCGGCATTGTTGTAATCGGCTGCGGTCAGCGGGCGTTCCACCTTGGCGAACTTCTTGCCCGAAATAAGGATGTCCCTGACGGAGCCGTTAAAATAGACGGACTTCAATACCATTTTACCCATAAATGCCTCATTTTCGCGAAAAAAAGAACTTTTTTGTTCACAGAATATAGCTCTTTTTCGCCTTTTGCAACAAATTTTTAAGAAGAATCTCAACTTTCACTTAATTTATTGTATAATTAAGGTATGGCTATAAATGATCTAGAAACACTTCCTATTTCCCGTTCCGAATTTCAGCGTCTTGACATCTTCAAGAACGTCACCTTTGAAAGTTTGGCAGGATATTTGTTGAGCTGCCATACAGTAAATGTGGAACCGGGAACCCTTCTTATCGACCCTGAACACCCCAAGCGCCGCTTGCTGGTGTTGTTAGACGGAATGATGGAAGTCAAGATGGAAGTCGAAGGCGGCAACTTCAAGGATGTCATCGAACCGGGCCACTGTGCCGGTGAAATGTCCATCTTCGACAGCGTAAAGCCCAGCGCCTACGTATTCGCCAAGGACCCCTGCCGCATTCTGGTGATCGAACCCGAAGTCGCCCTGGCCATGATCAACGCCTCTCACGACTTGTGCCTGAACTTTTTGCATATGCTGAGCCAGCGCCTGCGCAACAACAACCGCGTGGTGTGCGAAGAAGAATACCACATCCGCTGCATCGAAGAAAACGCAAAGGTGGACTCCCTTACGGGCCTCCACAACCGCCGTTGGCTCGAAGAAATGTACACCCGCGAAATCAACCGCAGCAACGCCGGCAATTTCCGCCTGTCTGCCGTCATGATGGACATCGACCATTTCAAGCGGGTAAACGACACTTACGGCCATCTGGCCGGTGACCAGGTCCTGATCGCCGTGGCCGGAGCCATTACCGACAGCCTGCGCCCCTCCGACATGCCCGTACGCTACGGCGGCGAAGAATTCAGCGTGTTCCTGCCGGGAACCTCCACCGAAAACGCCCGCATAATCGCAGAACGCCTGCGCAAGGCCGTCGAAAAGCTGCGCATTCCCCTGCCCGACGGCCAGGTGATTCCCGTAACCATCAGCCTGGGCTTTACGGAACGCCAGGATGGCGACACAGTCCGCTCCATTATCGAACGTGCCGACCAGGCCCTTTATAACGCCAAGCAGAACGGCCGCAACAGAGCCTGCCTGAACCTTGGCGAAGGCGGCATGCTGCTGCTCTAGCCTCTACAACTAACGATCCATTTTTATGACGGTGCCAGGTTTATTATCTGTATCACCGTCTTTTGTTATGACCCAGACAACATCCATTCCCTTGGCCAGGTCAGGGTCTACCTTTTCGGCAACACCATCAGTCAGAATGACCACCTGCGAAAAGTGCCTCTCCTGGGCATGCTCGAAAATAGGTGTAAAGCTAGTCCCACCGCGCCCCTTGAACTCAATCTGGGCAATAGAGCGGCGGTTGAACAGTACCGTTTCATCGGGATCCTGAACCGCGATGTCAAAACTCCAGAGGTATACGCCGGTATAGTTGGCAATACGCTCGATTTCCACAATGAATCGCGACAAGTCCTGGGTGCCCACGCTGCCCGAGGTATCGGCATACACCGCCACCGGTTCGACGCACTTCGTGGTATACCCCAGAAAGGGTTTGCCGTAATGTTTATTCCAGCGCCTGCGGGACTGTTCCTTCTGGTAACTCAGGAAGGGCCCCAGCTTGAGCCTCAGAATATCACCCCAGTTCAAGGGCTGCTCCTGGGCCTTCATCACCATCTCGATACCAGTGCCATCGAGATGCCCCCAGCCGTGGTTTCGCCCGATGTTCTCCACCACGTTGCGCACATAGTCGTCGATATAGGCATCTTCCTCAAAACCTTCCCCATGCCGGTTGTCCAAGCGCCACCTTGTGATTTCGCCCAGGGGGCAATTCTCGTCGATTTCGCCATCCCCACCCACAAACTGGACGGTAACATCGGGGAAATCCTGATCTAGCAGAGTCAAGTACTGCTCGAAACTCAGGCAGTTCTTATAGCCAAACATCATGGGCAAAAGGCTCATGACATCGCCCTTTCTGCAGTTGCCCACATCCTCCTTGAAACGGGGAATCTTGATACCCGTCTCTTCATAAATCAGGCTGTTAATGGCCAGATCCATGGCCACGTTCTCTTTGTAGGCACGGCGACGGTCACTGGAACTGCGGTGGGTGCAGTGGTGCAGCAGCACATGCATCATCTCGTGGATCAAGACATAGGTGCGCTCCCCCTCTTCCAGCGAAACAAAGAACTGGGGATTGTACCGAAGGCTTATGCGGCCATTCTTGACGCACACCCCCATGGTTTCTACAGAATCCGTAGCCACCGTATTCATACCCACCAGCAAGTTGAAGCTGAACGGGCTGTACACAAGGAGACGGCATATGGTCCCCTGAAAACTCTTTTCAAAATCCGTCACGACACCCCCTAAGCCGCAATAATGATATCGTCTCGATCCAGGTCAGACACCGAAATATTGTTCATCTTGGTAAAGTTCAAGACCCAGGCGTCATAGGCAGAAGCTCCGCCGTTCTTGCCCTCCTTATTCATCAGGGCGGCGTTGTAAATCTTGTAGCGCTTGGGAGTCTTGCGCCAGGCCAGGAACTGGTCCTTCTTCTCCTTCATCCAGCCCTTTACAAAGGCTACAATGGCCTCGTTGGGGCAGCATTCCAGGAACGCCAGGATGTTTTTCTCGTGCTTTTCGTTAAGTCTGGTAGACTTTACCAGTTCCAGCAAGGAATGGCAGGTCGGAACAGCCAACTTGATGTTATTCTTGAAGGCCTCCCTGACAACCTTAACCATGACCTTGTCCATGGACTGCAGGATCTTCTTGACGTCAATCTCGTGAACGCGATCCACCTCGCAGAATTCCGCAAACTTCATGGCATAGCTGAAACCCACATAGGCCGACGCAATCTCCGTCAAGAAGTTGACGTTACCCGTGGTAATGTCATCGTTATTATTGCTGAAATTCATCAGACATTCCCCCAGGTGGGTCCAGTCGCGGGGCGAAGGCCCCTTCTTACCCTGAATGGCAAGCTCCTCGATGGTCTTGGTGGGGAGAACGATGAACTCCGGATACTTTCTCAAGAAATCGGGAACGGCCTCGTGAATCTGGCCGGCCTCCACGCGGCGGCTGAAATCCTCGAGGTACTCCTTGTCGGTGGGCGCGAAAGTGAAGTTCTTGATTCGGCTTTCCTGG
This genomic window from Fibrobacter sp. UWH6 contains:
- a CDS encoding amidohydrolase, translating into MGKMVLKSVYFNGSVRDILISGKKFAKVERPLTAADYNNAEIVDCSGLAILPPFYNGHTHAAMTLLRGYADDMPLQQWLTQHIWPFEAKLTPKDIRVGSRLAILEMIKSGTVFFADMYWHREETIKAVKEMGIRAAIGVTVADALQTPELTEASFKFLQEHRMESDRVSLAVMPHAIYTVSDKTFKRCVEVARKEEYILHTHLAETATEVKDCKKKYGCTPVELMDKFGALGGNFVAAHCVHLSGNDMTLMAESCSAAIVNPCSNLKLCSGIPKIHKMLESGMLVGVGTDGASSNNNLDMHEEMKLTSLLTKVSSSAEKLPAADALKMASSNVAIAYGVPAGAIVEGLLADALLVDLRNERLTPNHNLVSNWVYSADNSAIKHVICNGQFVMRDRHVDGEEDIMKEAELTARRLAQ
- a CDS encoding GGDEF domain-containing protein, with the protein product MAINDLETLPISRSEFQRLDIFKNVTFESLAGYLLSCHTVNVEPGTLLIDPEHPKRRLLVLLDGMMEVKMEVEGGNFKDVIEPGHCAGEMSIFDSVKPSAYVFAKDPCRILVIEPEVALAMINASHDLCLNFLHMLSQRLRNNNRVVCEEEYHIRCIEENAKVDSLTGLHNRRWLEEMYTREINRSNAGNFRLSAVMMDIDHFKRVNDTYGHLAGDQVLIAVAGAITDSLRPSDMPVRYGGEEFSVFLPGTSTENARIIAERLRKAVEKLRIPLPDGQVIPVTISLGFTERQDGDTVRSIIERADQALYNAKQNGRNRACLNLGEGGMLLL
- a CDS encoding VWA-like domain-containing protein, which encodes MTDFEKSFQGTICRLLVYSPFSFNLLVGMNTVATDSVETMGVCVKNGRISLRYNPQFFVSLEEGERTYVLIHEMMHVLLHHCTHRSSSDRRRAYKENVAMDLAINSLIYEETGIKIPRFKEDVGNCRKGDVMSLLPMMFGYKNCLSFEQYLTLLDQDFPDVTVQFVGGDGEIDENCPLGEITRWRLDNRHGEGFEEDAYIDDYVRNVVENIGRNHGWGHLDGTGIEMVMKAQEQPLNWGDILRLKLGPFLSYQKEQSRRRWNKHYGKPFLGYTTKCVEPVAVYADTSGSVGTQDLSRFIVEIERIANYTGVYLWSFDIAVQDPDETVLFNRRSIAQIEFKGRGGTSFTPIFEHAQERHFSQVVILTDGVAEKVDPDLAKGMDVVWVITKDGDTDNKPGTVIKMDR